The genomic segment GACCTGAGGGAGTCGAAACGACCGCCCAAGCTGTACGCGCACATGTCAGCGGCCGACGCAttcctgcagctgctgcctccGCGCGGGTGGATGCTCACTTCAATCGCGATGTCAAGGCATCGATGGGAATATTGATGCGGGCCATGGTGTCTGGACGGCGCGTGCAAAGGTGCGACGAGGAGATCGGGGGGGCGGGTGGTCTTGTAGATTCTGCGAAACACGCGTGATATTAGCATCCGCGCCTCAACCGTGGTTGCAAGCCGCCTTCAGAGGGCCGCATCCGGACAGCTGCAGCGATCCGGCGACGGGTGAACCTACATTGCGTCGTGGGTGGTGACAGCGTCGGTGACAGCGAGCGGACGGTGGAGCGGAACgagtcggtggtggtggaaggCAGAAAGGAGCAGGCAGAAATGCGTTGACGGAAAGTCCCCAAGTATCGGTGGTGAGAAGCAGCGCTGAACTCTCCCGCTGCTCTCACACAAATCCGCACGGCATCCCTGCGCCGCTGCCGTGCCGAGAGGAAGGCCCAGGGTCTGGCTCCCCTGAATTCGCACGTGAAAGAGGACAGCTAGTGCCCATGcatgaggaggagaagatggtgaaTCTGATGAAGATGGGCAGGACAGGTGGGAAGGAGGAGATACGGTCCAGAAGAGCTCTTTTCACGCATTTCTTCCCCTCGCCCTCGATTCGCCGGGGagtgtgcagcagcagggcagGGAACGCGCTCTGTCAATAAGCTTCTGCCACGACACGAGCCCGCCAGAAATTCGCGCGCCCAACTCGTCGACTGCTGGCCTCTTTGTTGGCCGACGACAGCAGTACATCCACCACGCTCCCCACCGCCTGTCCATAGGCCACAGTCCGCATCGGCACCTCTGCGAAGGTGTGCGCCGAGTCGTCCAGCGCATCGCCCATCATGCCGCGTCTCCACCTATTGCTGCTGGCACTGCTCGTGGCTCTCGCCGCTGCATGGACCAAAGAGGACCACGAAATCTTCCGCCTGCACGATGAGGTCCAGAAGTCCGAGGGCACCAATGCCACCTTCTATTCCTTCCTCGGCATCAAGCCGAACGCTGGGCAGGAAGACATCAACAAGGCCTATCGCAAACTCTCCCGCACGCTGCATCCCGACAAGGCTCGGAGCAATTGGATAGCCAACTACAACAAGCCCACGCCCGTCAAGACAAAAGCTGGAGCCAAGCCGACTGTACATGTGCAGAAAGACAAAAAGCCCAGCCAAGGCGAGATCAAAAAGTTCAACAAGGAAGCCAGCGCGAGGTTCGAGAGATTGTCCTTGGTAACAGGTGTCCTGCGCGGACCAGAAAGAGATCGCTACGACCACTTCCTCAAGAACGGTTTCCCAACATGGAGAGGCACAGGATACTACTACGAACGCTTCCGCCCAGGTCTCGGCTCCGTTCTCTTCGGCCTCTTCGTCTTTGTTGGCGGAGGAGTCCACTACGCCGCTCTGTACCTCTCCCACAAACGCCAAAAAGAGTTCGTCGAGAAGTATATCAAACACGCCCGCCGCGTCGCCTGGGGTGACGAAGGCGGCATCGGAGCGATCCCAGGTCTCGGCGGAGCTATCTCACCACAGCAAAACGGAGGCAACACCCCCGACAACGAAGAAAGCATGCAATGGAACCGCAAGCAAAAGCGAGAGATGGAACGCcaaaagaagaaggaaggcaaGAACCCCTCCAAAGCCAACAAAGCTCGCCTCGCGCAAAAGGCCAAAGAAGACGGTATCAGCACTCCAGTAGAATCAGAAGTCATTTCTGGGCCCGTCGGAGCCAAAAAGCGGACCGTGGCCGAAAACGGCAagatcctcatcgtcgacagCGTGGGAAACGTCTTTCTGGAAGAAGAAACCGAAGAGGGCGATACTCAGGAATTCCTCCTCGATGTAAGTTACCACATCCCCCAATTCTCCCCCAAAACCCCAACTAAcctatctctttctcctcaCAGCCCAACGAACTCCCCACCCCCTCAATCAAAGACActttcctcctccgcctccctATCTTTCTCTATAACAAATCTCTCGGCCGCGTCTTCGGTAAAACACAAGATGCGGCATTGGCAGATCTCGTGGGCGaggatggagaaggagaagagagcgATGAGACGAATGCTTTGCAATCCGCTACCGCGCCGAATGCGAATGGGGAGACGAGGAAGCGGAGAACAAAGAATAAGTCATGACCTAGATCTTCTGGGTCGAAAAAGTTAAGCTAGGATTGTGTAAATCTAAGGATAGAAGAATATAAAAATGCTACAGTATGAACATGAATGCAGTGGATGGTTGTACATTTTGTGAAGCGTGAAGATGTTGTAAATGATTTTCGTGGTATGAGCGAGCTGTTTGGTCTGTCGAAGCTTACCCATTCCCGCTAGAGATTCTGCTGACGCTCACTACTGAGATAGAATCGAAAGACAGATCAGCAAGTCCAGCTCCCCTGCGAGCATGAGAGATACAACGAGAATTTCAGGAACGGCAGAGCTTGGGAGAAAGAACCGAGATCCTATACATGCCAATCGTCTCAAGTCATTTCTTCATCATACACCTCCAGATCTATCTTCAACCTGATCATACTCATACAACCTGCCACGCTATGCTGTCCGAATCGCACAAGGTCTCTAACCCATCAATGTCTCACTCACCCAGCCAAGTACAGGTCTGCTCTCAAGAGCGCCTAGGCCGAAGACGAAAGCGTAGTAGGCCGAATAACAATCTCCTCCTGCGACGTCGTCGAACTCGCAGTACCCTTCGGCGCATCCACAAAAGTCGTCTGCGTGAGAGTCGGCCCCGGTGGAGTTTCCGTAATGACCGTCACACTCGTGACAGTGCTTTGCGTAGGCTTGACGGTGACGAACGCGATAGAGCTGGAAGTAGTCGAAGAGGCTCCTCCGAGTCCTAGACTTCCCAGTATACCAGCGATATCTgatgccatggctgctgcttgcgaGGAAGCGTTGGTtgtggaggtggaagtcGTAGTGGGAGAGGTGGATGGTGTGGCGGTGATGGTGACGAGCTCGGTCGTgatatgctgctgctctgcgccAGCTTGACCAGGGATAATGAAGTTGGGGGCGATGTTGATCgcgggctgctgctgactgcTGTCACAAACTGCGGCGACAGCAGAGCCTTGGCCTGCCCATGGGAAGAGTCGAGCTGGGGCGTTGTTGTAGAGGCCGATGATGGTGTACGCGAAGATGATGGTGCTTTCGAAGAAGAGTGTGATCATAAGCACAACGAAGAGAGCAAGTGGCATATGAATGCCAGATCTCTTCTTGGGCTCCGGGTAATGCTCTCGCACGTATTCGCGCGGCGTGTGaggtggcggcggaggtggtgcaGGAGGCGCGACACCAAACAAGGTGGAGAAGCGTGGTGGATAATCTTTCTTATCATGGCATTCGTGGTCGTTGAGTTGTGAGGAAGGATAgccattcttcttcagcgccaTGTCTGCATCTTCCATCTCCGCAGGCGCTCGTCCGGGCTGGCTGTCCTCGTGCGTCATCTCCTCGTTGACTTTCTTCTCGAAATGGCTGGAGAAAGACATGTTTTGAAGTCGCTGGAGATACGGATATTCGGAAATGCAGTTTGCTGTTCGTCGCTTTTTGTAATAGGAGTCGTAAGTGTCGTGAATGTCGTGAGTGAGCAATTGCCTGCAATTGTCTCGTTCAAAATGTATATGGTATCGTCAAAGGACCCTGGCAAACGACTCTTCAATGCTGCGAGAGCGCCCGGCGCCGTAAAGTCTATTGGCAGTACGCCGTACAAGGTCGTTGTTCCAAGACAAAGAGCGTTCGACCAGCAAAGCAATATTAACAAAGGTCTCGCGCAGCGAAGTGAAAGAAACAGTAACGAAAGAGAAAAACTCGACAAACACGTGAGGCCGTCAAACGCGTGAATGTCGAAAGAAGAgttggaagaggagaggcTTGTGAACGAGTATGCAGACACACTCCGAGACTGCCCTTCGGGGCCGCGTTGCAGACCTACACTTCACGTCTGTGTCGTTGAACAAACACTCGCCTCGGCTATAGTGTGGACTTCGTAGGGGCCAATGGTGCATGCCTACCAGATGTCGTCGGAACAGTTCTTCGTTACACACGGCGGCTTGCGTCGAGCCATCAGTGCCGTTGCTGTAAGCGCTTGGCTGTGGTTGTAGGATGGAAGAAAGCTGAAGCAGATGTCGCGGGTGGGGCTTGTGTCGAGTGACTGCCAAGAGCTTCCATGATTGGTTGAACGTCGCTTCTCTATTTTGGGCATCGAGACcgcgcttgcttgcttgacgCGACACCATGGTCCATAAACATGAACATGAACATGAACATCCTGCCGATATTAGTTGCATTCTGTGCAATTCCCACGTGCCTGAGCAGAGCGCGAAACTTAGCCTGCGAAAGCACATGACAGTATCGGGGTCACCGTCATCACAAGCGCAATAGAGCAGACTTCACCAGCCAACGACCGTGGCCTTTAAGAATAGCGCATTGGAAGAATGCCAGCGGTCCGCCACTGCTCGATGCTCACTTTTGCAAGTAAGATAGAGTCGAAAATCATGACAGCCTGAGGCTCGTGGGATTCGCGCCACAGCCTGTACACATTTCCATGCTCATGCAGTTTACCGGCTTTGAACACTTTCCTCCGCGCGGAGGTTATTGGTCATCTCAGCCTTGATTTTTCTGCGCGGAGGTCTGTGGTCATCTCAGTGACGGACACCGTCGCTATCGCCAAAAGCACGCCGCCGCGCTGCAAAAAGAAACCAAGCCGAACCCCTGGCTCGAACCTTGAACCACCAGAACACTAACAAAACAGCAAAAAGATAGCCCGACGACTCTCCTGCGAGTCGGCAGACATCTTTTAAGGAACCAAGGATCACACTAGTACTCGGCATTTCGCAGTGTGCCTGCTGACCTACGACTGGGGCACCTTTCCTAAGCCATCCTGAAAGGTGGTACCGAATCGATTTCATGAGTAAGCAGGATTGCAGCGGAGTTATATAGCTTGAAActgaggcggcggcggtgcggTGGCTGAGGGGTACGTGAATGGAATGGGTTGGAGTTGAAGGGGTTTCAATCAATGTTGGTGGCGGGGCAGGGAACAGGTAGCGGGCAGCAAGAAACAATGCTTTGACGGGACCGGGAGTCTCAGAATCATTCACATGCTGAGGGGCTCGACCGATCGATTGATAGTGTTCTGCGAAGTGAGCAATGGCTCCACTGAGGACTCTCACATGTAAGTAAGTCACCACGTAATTACATGGCTCACATGCCATCTGCTTGCAGCCATGGACACTCACGCACATGGTGTTGAATTGAGCGCGAAGGATATCTTCCACCGTCTTCAGACATTCCTCTCCCACACCACAACCAAGTTGCAGTTCCATAGCACTGGACTCCCGATGGACTTCAACGCTCTGGCTTCCCAGCTGGCCGGCCTGGGCCCACCGCCTCCGGGGATCAGTAACTCCATCCATATGCCGAACAACGGCATGTCAGAAAGCTTCATGAACCTACTCTACCGCAATGCGCAGCTGGAGACTGAGCTGCGCCTGGTCAAGGACCAGCTCGCACAAGCTCAGCAATCGACCCAATACCTCCTTCGTCTATTGAGTGGCTCGTCGAATCTGCAACCAGCACACAATATGAACAATGGTGCAGAACCGCCCTCCGACACCATTCTTCCCGTCATGCGCAAGGATTCGGTCACAGAGGTCTTGGAGAAGCCGAAGGAGTCAGTTCCTGCGGCTCCGTTAGTCAACTTCGAAGGAACAGATTCGCTTCTTGACCTCAACGCCGTTGAGGCTGCAGCAGGCAACACTGAGCCAGCGTTACAAGCTCACATCCACCCTCGAAAACTGAAACCAGATTCCATCGGCCTCGGGATCTCCCAAACCAGCTCATCTCGAAGCAGCATCGCAATGACCACCACCGAAGAAGCAACCCCTTCGTCGAGCTTCGCCAATCCAAGCTtcaggcagcagcagcagcagcctggcTTCACCATCAGACAGAGCGACGGCACTTCGATGTTCGTTCCAACGCCATCAATGGACAACCCATTGGAGACGCCCTTCCGCAGCATGACTTCTTCTGAATCACTACCGATTCTTGGGCACGAGCACCGCAGTCTGGCAGGCAAAGCATTTGTCTGGGTGGAGATGACATCAGAAGAGCTCACTGAAGTCATTGCACGATATGCCAAGGAGCATCCGAGACATACTGCGGAGGAGTATCGCAGCTATTTTGAGGATGTCATTCGGCCCGCGTACCATCAGCAGGAGAGGGAAAGAGCGCAGGCCAGAGAGGCACGTGGAGAGAATGGGAGCGTTGCGAAGGATATCGGGGAGCCGAGCACGAACTCATCTCAATTTGGTGGCGAGCAAGAAGGCGCCGCTGAAGCGTCCAGTCTAGAAGGCGAGTCGTCCGGTGAGCCAATCGAGACGCAGACGTTGGTGGATGAGATTCCGACTGTTGTGGAGAAGGTACCGCCGGAAGTGAAGGACGATGTCTGCAACTCAGAGTTGGCAAACGTGGCTAGCAGCACGTCCGTCCGGTTTTTAGAAGAAAAGTCGTCAGAAGCTCTTCTCACGCGAGCCGGACCACGCTCTGATGAGCAAACGCCGCCAAACGGGCTTGGAGCCGAATTTGACGCGATCGGAGGGTCCTTGGTGGCAAAGGAGCTGGAGTTTGAGGCATCGGGCGACTTTGCTCCCGAACCTGAACTTGTGCTGGCAGCAGCCAACGTGACGCCCAGCACGACCGTCACCAGCACACCATCGACAGCCGACTACCAGCCTCCTCGCCTCTACAATCCCGCAGCTCTCGGCGACGCCAAAATCCTCCAAGCTGAGTTCCAAAACCGAGTGCCATCTCGTGGCCGTCGTCATATGGATCGAAGCTCTCGGCCAGAACGACACGACTCCAAAGTTTCAAACTACCCGGGAGGATGCGATCGCCAAGGCTTCAACAACACATCATACATCACCTATCCCAATGAGATACAGGACCTCTTCGCCACTGCTGCCGAATGCGACGAGCACCCCCAGCGATCGGTTCTGGTGACCAACATCCCGCCCTCCACCACACTCCTCGACGTCCTCTCCACAATCCACTCAGGCCAGATCTTCTCCTCAATCTTCCTCGACACAAGCGGCATGCGCACCAATCCACCAATCTCAACCGCCACTGCCCTGTTAACCTTCGTCCACGGCCGAGACGCCCTCGACTTCACCAAGAACTCTATCCAACACCCTTTCAGCGTTCAACTCCTACCCACAGTATCCCGCCCCATCCACCCCTCAATTGGATCGTCCACCCGCATCCTCTCCATCTCCGACCCAAAGAACATCTGGACCCCCAACGAAGTCGTCCTCCGCCTAATCGCCAACGGAGTCCCTCACCCGCTCAAAGCCGAATCCTCCACAGAAACCCCAGGACTCCTTCTCTTCCACTTCGCCAGCATGCCCGAAGCACAAGTCGCCTACCACGCCATATCCCGCGACTACGCTTTCTTCGGCAACGTCGAAAAAGGCTACTTCAAGGATCCCTGCGACAACAACAAACCCCTTCCTACCCACAGAGACGAAGATCCAGTGCAAGTCCAAGACACTACCACTCCCCTCAACCCTTCTCAGCACCACTCCAAGCCTCAAAAGCAACAACAAAATGTCGACGAGACAGATGGCTCGGAGGTCGAAACCTCCCATACTCTCCTCTCTGTGGACCCAGTCAATCAATCCTCCCTCCTCAAATCTCACTCCCAacttccaccaccaccaccgccatgtCCAGCAAAAACAATCCCCTACTCCTCCGGAATCCACACCAAAATCCCCTACCAATCCATCATGTTCGAAGGATGAGCTGAGTTAAAACGCCCATCCACAATCAACCTCACTCTGTCCCCTCTTTCTACTCTCcttcctccctctcctctcACTGGGAATTCGACGGATCATCTCTGCTCCACACTGCAATCAGTCAGTCAATCAATCAGAAAGGAAGGAGAGAGGAGGGGGCCACGACGTGAAGAATGAAAGACTACGGATATGGACTGGACTGGACTGGACATGGGCGGAAGGAAGGAAGAGAATAAATGAATGAATAATGAGCGATGTTACGATTGGCTTGAGTTTGATCTTGGTCTTGAGGAAGGAAGGGAGGAAGGGAGGAAGGAGGCGTGCGTGTAGTGGGACCACGATGCATTCTTGGACTTGGAGTCATGGTTCTTAGCGAATGAAATTCAATCTTTGCTCTCTCGGTTTGCGTGCAAGTGTGAGGATGCCTAGTGATGCTTGTTGATCCATCTGTCCTCTGTGGCTGTACTTCCAGCAAGCATGTCATTCAGAAATTGAGAAGACATTGGGGCATCGAACGTGAACGGTAAAAGACGCGGGTAGAAACTCAATGCATTCTTTTTTGGAATTACTACAATTAAACAAGTTGCCGTAACTCATGACCCGTTAACATCTTCATCTCGAATGCATCTTTTCCTGGATGGGTACTGCCGTGAAAAATTGCCGTACCGCTTCGCTCAATGACATTACCAAAATCCATTACGTGTGCCGCACTTTCCATCACAACCCTCTTACATGGCCAAGCCGAACACGGCGAGGAGTCCTGTGACAAGGATACCGGTGCCGTAGTTCTGAGCAAGGTGAATGGCAGCGCTGTCGGAGGCGGATGGAGTAGCCGAGGACTCGGTGCCAGTGGTCTCGCTGGCTCCGGTCTCTTCACTGCCGGTCGAGGAGGAGGTTGGGGTAGCgctggcagaagcagaagagctgTCGCCGCCCTCGGCCTCGGTGGCGTTCTGTGTGCCGCAAGTGACCGACTCGCAAGCAGCCTGTCCGTCGCGGTCGTCGGGGTGGCTCAGGACGCAGTTGGTCCTCCACTGCTCGCAGATGAAGAAGGGCAGGGTCTGGGTGTAGTCGGAGATGTTGCGGGCTTCGCCATCGGGGCAGGAGCAGTCGTATGTCAATTGTTCCTGGCACACAGTCAGCGTGTCGGTCTCGACCGGGCTCATTTTGATCGACTCACAGCATCGCAAGTGTTGGTCTCGGCGCGGCCGCCGCAGATCTGTGGGCAAGCAATGGTCTGTCCACGGCACCACGAAGCTCTGAGCGAGGAGGGGACCTCGCTGGCGGTGATGCTCAGGTTGCCCGATGTGGAGTAGTTCTGGGCGCTGGCGACAGCGGACAGGGCCGCgaaggcgacggcgagggtgGTGCGGAACATGGTGACCGTGGGGACGAGGGTTGGATTGATGGATGGGGGTGGATCTGCTAAACCACAGTGCGCGTCAGTGTCACGGTCAATTGACGCGGCCTCGTTGGCTGGTTGCCAGGCTGATGAGCGCGGCGCGCCGATCGGGTGGTGGACCAACCTTTTTGGGTTTGCAGCTGCAGTGGTCAATGGATATCGATGGAGTTGTGTTGCAGAGGCTCGTCGATGGAGTGTCGAAGCGAGAGTTGGACGGAGCGAGTGCGCGACGAGGGAGTGCTGGAGCGagggcagcagtggcaggtGCGCGGCGGAAGCGACGACTTTATCATGGCAACGAGGAGTGCGAGCGGAGCGTCCGTGCAGCAATAGCTCTCCACACTAACTTAGGTTGCTGCCGCCTCCGAGGAGGAAAACTGCTCTCAGGAACGGGTCTCACTCGTCCAACGTCGGCAGGCGCGTGCGGAAACGACAGAACCATGTTCGAGGTGTCTGCGCTGTTCATCTCACCGTATCGCGCATCTCCAACACGTTCAATGGCTTTCTGCGGTGGCATCGCGCTGTCAAGAGCACGTTGTCGGGCTGCATGCCTTGCATGGCGCTAATCCCGATCAGGTAGGCGGCTCTTCGAAAGCCTGCCACAGCAGCGTTGTGCAAAGATTGCCTGCAGCAAACCATTGCCGCTTGTTTCACAGTAATCCCTCCGCACGTTTCCAGACCGGACACCTGCCAAACGCCTGCTGTGCTCACTGGAAATGCGAGACTGAGTATCACGGGCTGTGGCAACATTGCGAGCATGGGGACGGCGAAGAATCGTGCTCGTTTGCCTCCAAGCCCGCCCAGCCCACCCAGCCAGGTCGTTGCGCCAGTAGTTAGTGCCATATGCACAGGGCCGCTCATCCGGGAGCAGATACGGTCGGACTGGCACAGCACCGGGTGCGCCAAGTCGGAGATGACTGAGGGTCGAGCGGCGGAGCTATTGGAACTGCATCACCCACCATTCACTTGAGCAGTGTTTGGAGTGGTGCATGTGAAGTCGTCGGGAAGCTGCGTTGCTGCAGATCCTGACTCATTTGGGCCCTTCCATCATTGCCCGCCACAACCTGGCCCTCACGCGGGACGCTTTTTTGCCAACGACAAACACAGCAACCGCATCGACATCGAGTGTCAATTTCAGCGTGGAACCACAAAATGACGCGCAAATGCATCCTTGCCACCTCGCAGCTCAATCAGTGGGTGCTCGACTACGACGGCAATCGGTGAGTGCTTGATCTGCCAAGCCCTATTCCCTTTCCCGTTGGAGACCGGCAGAACCACGTGCCATCAATCTCGCCAATGCCCTgcctgatgctgatgatggacGATGCAATTACACTCTCAACCGGACGCTGATTCGCCCACAGGGACCGGATCATTGAAGCGATCAAAACGGCCAAAGCTGCAGGCGCAAGTTTGATTCTCACGCCCGAGCTATGCATTCCCGGATATGGCCTGCTGGACCACTTTCTCGAGAACGACGTCTATGCAAATTCATGGGACATCGCCGCTGAGATCATCGCCCATCCAGAATGTCAAGATATCATCATTGATCTGGGCCTACCAGTCCAGCACCGAGGTTGTAGTTACAATGCCCGACTCCTCGCTTTGAACGGAGAAGTTCTCGCAATTCGACCGAAACTCGACCTCTGCAACGATGGCAACTTCCGTGAGATGCGTTACTTCTCGCCCTGGCCAAGACAACGCGTAGAGGACTATCACTTGCCGAAGGTCATCTCTGCTCTTGCCAAGAACCAGCGCAAGACACGAATAGGTGAAGTTGCTTTCGAGACGAACGATGCCTCGTTCGCATCCGAGACCTGCGAAGAGCTGTGGACTCCAGATTCTCCGCATTCTCTGTACTCGCTGGCAGGTATCGAGATCGTGCTCAACTCTAGTGGCAGTCACCATGAACTGCGCAAGCTCGATACTCGCATCAACTTGATCAAGGAAGCCACTGCCAAGACGGGCGGTGTCTACATGTATTCAAACCAACGAGGCTGCGATGGTGACAGGCTGTACTACGACGGATGTGCTCTGATCCTGAACTCCGGCCATGTGCTTGCGCAAGGCTCACAGTTCTCATTGCGAGACGTGGAAGTACAGACTGCATTGGTTGACCTCGACGAGATTTGGTCCTTCCGAACGTCGAAGAGTCGAGGAATGCAAGCCAACAATGCACATGTCCATAAGCTGGAGCGCATATCCGTCGACTTTGATCTCTGCTCAAGTAAGATTGATCCTCTGACGAAATTGACACCCACAGTGGACCCGCGATACCATCTGCCCGAAGAGGAGATCGCTCTCGGACCGGCGTGCTGGTTATGGGACTATCTGCGTAGATCCAAAGCGGCAGGTTTCCTCGTCCCACTCAGCGGTGGTATCGACAGCTGCGCCACCGCCACCATCGTGTTCAGCATGTGTAGGCTCGTGGTTGCTGAGATCAAGGCGGGGAACAAGGTAGTCATCGAGGATGCCACCCGTCTCTGCAACGGCCAGGATGTTGCGAGCATGACTGCCGAACAAATATGCGGCAATATCTTCATCACAGCATTCATGGGCATGAAAGAGCAATCCTCCAAAGAAACCCGCTCACGCGCAAAAGAGCTCGCAGAAGCCATCGGCTCGCACCACATCGACACCAACATCGACCCGATGGTCAAGGCCCTTCACGAACTCGTCACTGGCATCATTCAGAAAGAGCCCAGATTCAAAGTCCACGGAGGCACCCAAACCGAAAACCTCGCCCTTCAAAACTTCCAATCCCGTTCCCGCATGATCCTCGCCTACGCTCTTGGTCAACTCGTCCCCTGGTCTCTCTCCAAACCCGGCGGCCTTCTCATCCTCGGCTCCGCCAACGTCGACGAATGCCTCCGCGGCTACCTCACCAAATACGACTGCTCATCAGCAGACATCAACCCCATCGGCGGAATTTCCAAGACCGATCTCAAACGCTTCATCGCCTGGTCGGAGACAAACTTCAACCTTCCCATCCTCCGCCAATTCCTCGACGCAGTCCCCACCGCCGAACTCGAGCCCATCACAGAGACTTATGTCCAGAGCGATGAAGTCGATATGGGTTTCACATATGACGAGCTCTCGATTCTCGGCCGTTTGCGCAAGACATTCAAACTCGGCACAGTCGGAATGTTTGAACGTTTAGTCGTCGAATGGAGCGAGCGACTGGATCCAAGAGCAGTGTACAAGAAAGTTCGAGATTTCATGTACTACTACGCCATCAATCGACACAAGATGACAACTATGACCCCCGGACTGTACCTCGAGTCGTACACTCCCGACGATAATCGATACGATCTCCGGCCATTTCTGTATCCGAGGTTTGCGTTTGAGCATCGGAAGATCGAAGGCATGTTGGAGAAGGTAAGCCCGCCGCTGTTATTTCTCCTATCGACTTGAATGTGATTGCTGATTTTCCTGGTGTTTCGTAGATCGAGCAGAAAAATGGGACGACTGCGAAGCACAATGGACAGTAGACTGTTCTGCACGGACTTCTTGCATCGACGCTTGAAGAGAATGGGCCTTGACCAGAAAGCTCCGTACTTTGTCAACATCCAAAAAGGTCGAGCAGCGGGACCGAGTGCGTGGCATTCGACGCTCCTCTCCCTCACACGCCTGATGGTGATGAACCTGTCAGCCAGCAACTTCATATAGACCACTGTCACAGTGATATCATCGCCTTGGCATACAGTAGATGTTTGTTTTCCTGGTTGTATACCCAGAGTCTCAAAAGCCGAGTTTATATGATTTTCCGCGAGCTGAAGCCTGACCGAGAGCCGTACAACCCAACAACATCGAGGCATCTAATAACATAATCCAAGTATAACAGGGAGCTAGCAACATCGGCAGAAGAGTTGAATGCGTCAAATGTCAGTCGCGATGTCTAGCGGGGCCCATTATTGCAACGCAAGTCCGAGTGCGTCTTCAGCAGGTGGGACagagaaatagactttcgcGGATCTGGCTGCCTTTTTGCGCCAAAGACTCCAAGGCTGATGATTGTCGATCTATCTAGCGCAGTTCCGGATCTCCGGGTTGTCAATGTTATGCCCATTGATGCCAATAGTGTAGTCAAACCATGGCTCGAGCGGGATCAGCTGGCTGTTCATATTGCGCGGTACATAGAAGCCGTAGTAGTTGCTAGACGGCTGCGTAGAGCCCTAAGTAGCGGCGGCAGTCGTGCTTGGATCTGAGTCCAAGGGTGATATGAAACGGTTCAGC from the Cercospora beticola chromosome 9, complete sequence genome contains:
- a CDS encoding uncharacterized protein (antiSMASH:Cluster_6); amino-acid sequence: MPRLHLLLLALLVALAAAWTKEDHEIFRLHDEVQKSEGTNATFYSFLGIKPNAGQEDINKAYRKLSRTLHPDKARSNWIANYNKPTPVKTKAGAKPTVHVQKDKKPSQGEIKKFNKEASARFERLSLVTGVLRGPERDRYDHFLKNGFPTWRGTGYYYERFRPGLGSVLFGLFVFVGGGVHYAALYLSHKRQKEFVEKYIKHARRVAWGDEGGIGAIPGLGGAISPQQNGGNTPDNEESMQWNRKQKREMERQKKKEGKNPSKANKARLAQKAKEDGISTPVESEVISGPVGAKKRTVAENGKILIVDSVGNVFLEEETEEGDTQEFLLDPNELPTPSIKDTFLLRLPIFLYNKSLGRVFGKTQDAALADLVGEDGEGEESDETNALQSATAPNANGETRKRRTKNKS
- a CDS encoding uncharacterized protein (antiSMASH:Cluster_6); this encodes MSFSSHFEKKVNEEMTHEDSQPGRAPAEMEDADMALKKNGYPSSQLNDHECHDKKDYPPRFSTLFGVAPPAPPPPPPHTPREYVREHYPEPKKRSGIHMPLALFVVLMITLFFESTIIFAYTIIGLYNNAPARLFPWAGQGSAVAAVCDSSQQQPAINIAPNFIIPGQAGAEQQHITTELVTITATPSTSPTTTSTSTTNASSQAAAMASDIAGILGSLGLGGASSTTSSSIAFVTVKPTQSTVTSVTVITETPPGPTLTQTTFVDAPKGTASSTTSQEEIVIRPTTLSSSA
- a CDS encoding uncharacterized protein (antiSMASH:Cluster_6), yielding MDTHAHGVELSAKDIFHRLQTFLSHTTTKLQFHSTGLPMDFNALASQLAGLGPPPPGISNSIHMPNNGMSESFMNLLYRNAQLETELRLVKDQLAQAQQSTQYLLRLLSGSSNLQPAHNMNNGAEPPSDTILPVMRKDSVTEVLEKPKESVPAAPLVNFEGTDSLLDLNAVEAAAGNTEPALQAHIHPRKLKPDSIGLGISQTSSSRSSIAMTTTEEATPSSSFANPSFRQQQQQPGFTIRQSDGTSMFVPTPSMDNPLETPFRSMTSSESLPILGHEHRSLAGKAFVWVEMTSEELTEVIARYAKEHPRHTAEEYRSYFEDVIRPAYHQQERERAQAREARGENGSVAKDIGEPSTNSSQFGGEQEGAAEASSLEGESSGEPIETQTLVDEIPTVVEKVPPEVKDDVCNSELANVASSTSVRFLEEKSSEALLTRAGPRSDEQTPPNGLGAEFDAIGGSLVAKELEFEASGDFAPEPELVLAAANVTPSTTVTSTPSTADYQPPRLYNPAALGDAKILQAEFQNRVPSRGRRHMDRSSRPERHDSKVSNYPGGCDRQGFNNTSYITYPNEIQDLFATAAECDEHPQRSVLVTNIPPSTTLLDVLSTIHSGQIFSSIFLDTSGMRTNPPISTATALLTFVHGRDALDFTKNSIQHPFSVQLLPTVSRPIHPSIGSSTRILSISDPKNIWTPNEVVLRLIANGVPHPLKAESSTETPGLLLFHFASMPEAQVAYHAISRDYAFFGNVEKGYFKDPCDNNKPLPTHRDEDPVQVQDTTTPLNPSQHHSKPQKQQQNVDETDGSEVETSHTLLSVDPVNQSSLLKSHSQLPPPPPPCPAKTIPYSSGIHTKIPYQSIMFEG
- a CDS encoding uncharacterized protein (antiSMASH:Cluster_6); protein product: MFRTTLAVAFAALSAVASAQNYSTSGNLSITASEVPSSLRASWCRGQTIACPQICGGRAETNTCDAEQLTYDCSCPDGEARNISDYTQTLPFFICEQWRTNCVLSHPDDRDGQAACESVTCGTQNATEAEGGDSSSASASATPTSSSTGSEETGASETTGTESSATPSASDSAAIHLAQNYGTGILVTGLLAVFGLAM